TTTGTACAAATCATATAAAAAAAGAGATGTTGTAAAAGATGTATCAATTAAAATTGAACAAGGAGAAGTTGTAGGTTTGTTGGGTCCTAATGGAGCTGGTAAAACTACAACCTTCTATATGATAGTTGGAATAATAAGGCCTAGCAAAGGAGAGGTTTATTTAGGTGAAGAAAGGATTGATAATATAGCCATGTATAGAAGAGCCAGAAGAGGTATTGGATATTTACCACAGGAGCCATCTGTGTTTAGGAAACTTACAGTTGAAGATAACATCCTCGCTGCCTTAGAAATTTGTGGTTACCCTAGAAATAAGCGAAAAGAAAGAATAGAGCAATTACTAGAAGAATTTTCAATAACTCACATAAGAAAACAATTAGGTTATATGTTATCTGGGGGTGAAAGGAGAAGAACTGAAATTGCTAGAACATTAGCAACAAACCCAAAATTTATTCTTTTGGATGAGCCATTTGCTGGTATTGACCCACTTGCAGTTGAAGAAATTATGAATGTTATAATCAGATTAAAAAATCAAGGAATTGGAATTTTAATAACAGATCATAATGTTCACGAAACTTTAACTATAACAGATAGATCGTATATACTAATTGAAGGTTCGATATTTTTAGGTGGAACTGCAC
Above is a window of Chlorobiota bacterium DNA encoding:
- the lptB gene encoding LPS export ABC transporter ATP-binding protein — encoded protein: MELRADNLYKSYKKRDVVKDVSIKIEQGEVVGLLGPNGAGKTTTFYMIVGIIRPSKGEVYLGEERIDNIAMYRRARRGIGYLPQEPSVFRKLTVEDNILAALEICGYPRNKRKERIEQLLEEFSITHIRKQLGYMLSGGERRRTEIARTLATNPKFILLDEPFAGIDPLAVEEIMNVIIRLKNQGIGILITDHNVHETLTITDRSYILIEGSIFLGGTAQEISENEGVRKRYLGENFTLERYIKD